GGGCTGCGTACAATCCTGTGATCATGTCAGTACCTGCGGGGCCGGAGGTACCGGTGCAAACGCCAATGTTGCCTTCGGCGGCACGTGAGTAACCGTCCGCCATGTGTGAGGCACCTTCCATGTGGCGGGCCAGGGTGTGGTTTAAGCCGCCATGCTCACGCATGGCTGAGTAGAACGGGTTGATGGCTGCTCCGGGGAGACCGAAGATCTCCGTGGCGCCTTCTTTTTCCAAAATCAAAACGGCTGCGTCAACGCTGCGCATCTTAGCCATGGTGTTGCTCCTTTAAAAATTTGTGGTTGCCCGGTATGGGCAAAGTAGAACGGTGCGGCGGTGGTGTTTCTAAGGTGGGATTCCCGCCGTCGAACGTCTCGAAGATCATTCGACGGCGGGAAGTTTGAGGGCGAACCCCGGAGTAGTTTTTTTTATTTGTTTCCGGAGGAAGCCAGGACCTGCTTGAACAGGGCCGAGTGGTCCAAGCCGCCGTCGCCCTGGGCAACGATGGCGGTGACCAGCTGGGCAACAGCGCCACCCAAGGGAACCGAGATGCCGGCTTCACGGGCTGCTGCTGTGACAATGCCGAGGTCCTTGTTGTGCAGGGCCAGACGGAAGCCGGGATCGAAGTTGCGATCAAGCATCTTCTGGCCCTTCTGCTCCAAGACCTTGGAGCCGGCCAGACCGCCGCCAAGAACCTTAAGGGCGGCGTCGGTGTCCACTCCGTAGGCCTCAAGGAAAGCAATAGCTTCGGCAAGTGCCTGGATGTTCACTGCCACGATCAGCTGGTTAGCTGCCTTGACTGTCTGGCCTGAGCCGGAGGGACCCACGTGGACTATGGTCTTGCCCACAGCGTTAAGAACATCAGCGGCATCGGCGAAGTCCTTGGCGTCACCGCCAACCATGATGGAAAGTACGCCGTCAATGGCACCCTGCTCGCCGCCGGAAACCGGTGCGTCCAAGGGACGAATGCCAGCTGATACGGCTGCTTCGGAGAGACGCTTGGAAACGTCCGGGCGGATGGAGCTGGCGTCTACCCAGATGGCACCCTTGCGGGCGTTGGCAAAGACGCCCTCTTCACCGTTGACTACTCCTTCTACATCCGGGGAGTCAGGAACCATGGTGACGATGACATCGGCGTCTTTGACGACATCGGCGATGGAAGTTCCGCCACGCCCCCCTGCGGTGACGAGCTTGTCAATGGCGCCTTGGCTGCGGTTGAAACCTGCAACTGTGTGGCCTGCTTTGATGAGGTTGACGGCCATGGGCAGGCCCATGATGCCGAGTCCGATTACTGCAACGTTGCTCATAATGTGTCCTTTGCGTGAAATGTGAGGAGGAGTTTTAGTTGGCCGGCTGGCGGATGGCCCAGCTGAAGGCATCTGCTGCAGCGGCCTTGTATTCCAGGCCGATGGGGCCGTTGTAGCCAAGTTCGCGGCTGCGGGTGATCCATTCGCCCAAGGGAAGCGTGCCGGTGCCGGGGGCGCCGCGGCCGGGGTTGTCGGCGATCTGGATGTGGCCAAAGTCCTTGGCGTAGTTTTCAATCACGGCGGGGACGTCGTCACCGTTGACGGCGAGGTGGTAGAAATCTGCAAGTAGCTTGACGTTGTTTACCCCTGCTGCTTCGGTCCGGGCGATGATGCCCATGACATCCGCGGCGGTCTTCAACGGGTAAGCGGGTGTGCCTGAGACTGGTTCCAGAAGTACAGTGCCTCCAATGGCAGCAACCCCCTGCGCAGCTGCGACCAGGTTCTTCACACCAAGTTC
This genomic window from Arthrobacter sp. TMP15 contains:
- a CDS encoding TIM barrel protein — protein: MSYTVNCSILLTELPLLERPAAAKAAGFDAVEFWWPFDSSVPADADVAAFERAITDAGVQLTGLNFNAGNMPGGDRGLVSWKGRCSEFKDNIAVVAGIGERLGCKHFNALYGNRQEEFTAQEQDELGVKNLVAAAQGVAAIGGTVLLEPVSGTPAYPLKTAADVMGIIARTEAAGVNNVKLLADFYHLAVNGDDVPAVIENYAKDFGHIQIADNPGRGAPGTGTLPLGEWITRSRELGYNGPIGLEYKAAAADAFSWAIRQPAN
- a CDS encoding 2-hydroxy-3-oxopropionate reductase, with translation MSNVAVIGLGIMGLPMAVNLIKAGHTVAGFNRSQGAIDKLVTAGGRGGTSIADVVKDADVIVTMVPDSPDVEGVVNGEEGVFANARKGAIWVDASSIRPDVSKRLSEAAVSAGIRPLDAPVSGGEQGAIDGVLSIMVGGDAKDFADAADVLNAVGKTIVHVGPSGSGQTVKAANQLIVAVNIQALAEAIAFLEAYGVDTDAALKVLGGGLAGSKVLEQKGQKMLDRNFDPGFRLALHNKDLGIVTAAAREAGISVPLGGAVAQLVTAIVAQGDGGLDHSALFKQVLASSGNK